DNA sequence from the bacterium genome:
GTATACGGATTCTGGCGGGACTTGCGGTACGGTTTCTTGAAACGGGATTACCGGCATGAAGTGTTTTATAATCTTTGGGAATTACTGAACTGCCATGGAACAGGAACGGGCGCGCGAAATATTCGAGATGCTCAAGGTGAAAAAGGAAGAATCGATCAACGAATTCATCCTTTCCCGCAAGGCAGAGGAGCTGTTCCTCGACTTCAAACGCTCCGCCGATAACGGAGCCGGTGAAAAGCTGCACCACATCGACCGTAACCACCTTGCCAAATCGATATCCGGCTTCGGAAATTCCGAGGGCGGTGTCATCGTCTGGGGTGTCGATTGTTCGCGGGATTTCGATGGCGCCGATGTGGCCAAGGCGAAATTTCCCCTTGAAAACGTGGATCGATTCGTTTCACTGCTGCACAGTGCAATATCGGGCTGCACAATCCCTCCGCATTCCGAAGTGGAGATTCTCGGAATAAGGGAAAAGGGTAAAAAATCGGGATTCGCCGCTTCACTTATTCCAAAGAGTATGAAAGCTCCCCACCAGGTCATCTATAACATGCACTATTACATGAGGGCCGGATCGAACTTCGTGCCTGTTCCCCATGCCATCCTGTCGGGCCTGTTCGGGAGAAGACCGGAAGCGCGGATCGGTCTGAATTATGGCGTTAAAACACTCAAGGCAAGCGATGACACGATCGAGTGCTCTCTGGGATTCAACATCATCAATAACGGCCGGGGAATCGCCCGCGACACCTATCTCATCATCGAGGTATTGAACCTTCCGGGCCCCTGCTGCACGTTTTCCGCGAATCTGACCGATGAGAACTGGACATACACGAGCAATTACCGGTATAAATTCATCTATATCTGCAAGGAGCACTACCGGATTCCCCCATCCGGTCTCGTCACACCGGTTGATATGAATTTCACCTTCGCCCGGCCGTTCGAACGTGATCTGAGGCTGCGCGTCACAACGGGGTGCGAGGGCTCGGAGACCATCATCTCCGAACTGGGCACATCGGGAGACCTCATCGAGGCTCATGTCAGGGAGATTCTGAGCAAGGAACAGAACGGCCGACCGACCGGTCATTATGACAGTATCAAACGAATTTTCAACATCAAGTAATCATCGGTTGACATACTGAAGCATACCATTCCTGAAGTGCAATACCTCGTTTTCCGCCCTCAGGTGATTCCGTGTATCCGCTTGTATTCGAGCCAGTTGCGTTTCAACTCCACAAACGATTCGAACGAATCGCGGAGTATAAACGGGTTTTCACGCAATTCGTCCCCGATGGTCGAAGATGGCCTTACTCCATAGTCATGGCCGGGCCAGACCCGTGTCTCCGGCGGGAGTGTCATGAGCTTGCGGTGAAGGCTTTCATACTCGTTCCGGGCATCCTGACCGTAGCCCGTGCCGCCGACCTTCCCGACAAAGAGGGTATCACCGGTTACAAGCTCGTTTCCGGCGAGCAGGCATATCGAATCACCGGTGTGTCCGGGAGTGTGAATCACCCGTAAAACAAGCGAGCCGAGCATAAGCGTATCGCCGTCCCGGAGATCGATGTCATGGTGCGACCGCGCCGATTCGTGCATGGCGATTTTTGCTCCGGTTTCCTTTGCGAGAACAGCGTTCCCGCCTGTATGGTCAAAATGATCGTGGGTGTTGATAATGTAAGTCAGGTTTAAATGCCCGCCCCGTAATATAGCGAGTTCCTCGTTCGGCGAGAATGAAGGATCGATCACCGCTGTGTGGCCGGTTTCCTCGTCGGCGATGATGTATGAGAAATTACGGTCTCCTCCGGCCCGTACCTGTCTGAAAAACATGTATTCCCCCGCTGTTTTATTTTCTTATCCATTCATGTGCAAAACCATTTTAAATTCCCGATATCCGACAACTCAACTGACAGCCCGCCTGTAATATATTTTACGACTGAGGATATCAGAAATTCAGCTTTATGAAGTGTAAAGTAACTGTTCTTGCTCCGATTATGCAATGTAAAAAATCCTTGACTGGCGAACCCCCAAAATCTACGATGAATTGTATTATAATACATTGATTATAAATAGAATATAGACCATTAATGCCTATGAATTTATAAACCCGTTGAAAAGCCCCGCGGTCACAACCGGTTTTCGGAAAAAGAATGGGTGCTGTTCGAGCGAGCCGAAGGCTCGTGAGTTCACACATTCCCGAAAAACGGGCCGTGAACGGGGAAAAAGGCTTTTCACGGGGTGCCCTTTCCCTGGTTATTTCCTTTGGGCACGCAAAGGAAGTAACATCTAGAAAAAGTGTTCTTAAAATGGGGGGTTGCCACAAAAAATCCTTGTAACTTGCCCATAATGGGTTGTGTATGGTATATTATCATGAAATTATACCTGGAAACAATCCACCGTGAAAGGCGTACACTCTGAAAAATCCCCGGGAATCACGTGCTGTTGGCCTGTCCGATATAGCTCTCATCATAACGTGCATCTGCTGGGGGCTGAATTTTGTCATCACGAAATCTGCAACCGGCAGCGATCCCGGGACTTTCAGAATATTCATCTTCAATATCATACGATTCCCCGCCGCATCGGCGCTTCTCTTCCTTACGGCAAAAATTCGCCATGAAAAAGTCCTGTTCCGCGGGAAAGACATGGCGGCTGTTGCGCTCCTGTCTTTTCTCGGAACATTTCTTTACCAGATTCTCTATATGATCGGCCAGACCCATACAAGCTCGGCAAACGTGGGGATCGTCTACGGTTTTTCACCGCTCCTTATTCTCGGCATATCCGTCCTGGCAAAAATCGAGCGGCCAACCGTTTTTACCATTGCCGGTGTTATCATGGGTTTTTCCGGGCTGTGCATCATTCTTTTTCATGGCGGCAGCAGGCTCACGGTTGACAGGGGTTCTTTCCTCATGCTTCTGGCCATCGCGTGCTGGGCGAGCTATTCCGTTTTCGGAAAACCCATTGTAGACAGATATCCGCCGGTCACAACAACAGCATGGATACTGCTTTTCGGGGCGCTCTATCAGCTGCCCCTTGCGCTGTGGCAGCTGCCCGATCAGCAGTGGGCGCTCCTGTCGGGAACAAGTATCCTGTTCGTGGCGCTGTCGGCATTCTTTTCTCTCTATATCGGGTATACCCTTTTTTATTACTCGATTGCACGGATCGGTCCGGCAAAAGCGGGGGTGTATACCAATCTTACCCCGGTATTCACCCTGATTTTCGCGGCGCTGATTCGAAATGAGAAAATCTCGTTCCTTCAGGTCTTCGGTCTGTCAATTATTGTTATCGGGATAGGAATCACGAAAATCAGAAGAAGGGAAAAATCGCTTTAAAATGATTTACGATTGGGGATTTGAGTTTTCAAATCTTCGTAAATCGAAAATTTTTTATTCTTTTTGAACGCACCTTTGCATTACAGCCCCCATCGGGAAAGCGGGAAACCATGCGTCACGACAACCGTTTCGGACTACCTGATATCGCGATGATAGTCACCTGTTTTATGTGGGGTATCAACGCTGTTATCACGAAAAACGCTGTCGGGAATTCGCCGGAAACCTTCAGGATTTTTATCTATAACGGGTTGAGGATACCTATCGGGGCAATGCTCCTTGTCGGCGCCATGAAACTGTCGGGAGGCTCGCTCGCTGTTCAGAAGCGCCATATCCCGTATATTGCAGCGCTCGCGTTCTTCGGCATGTTCATGTTCATGATCGCCTTCATCGTCGGTATTTCACTTACCAGTTCGGCCAATGCCGGCATCATCACGGGAACCACACCGCTGCTCATTCTCGTGGTTTCCTTTTTCTCGGGAATCGAGCGTCCATCGGTCAGAACGGTAACCGGCATTACAGTCGGGTTTTGCGGAATGCTTGCCCTGACCTTCAAACAGGGTGGAATTACCTTTAATACTGGAGATTTTCTCCTTTTCTGCTCATCGCTTTTCTGGGCATTTCATACGGTGTACGGGAAAAAAGTACTTACGGTGTATTCCCCTGTCGCGGCTATGATCTGGATTTATATATTCACATCGATATATCAGCTTCCGCTTATTATTTATCAGATTCCCGGGCAGGCATTATCCACTGTTACCCCGATAAACTGGTTTTACCTCGCCGTTTCGGCGATCGGATCGATTTTCCTGGCCAACGGGCTCTACTACTACTCAATCACCAAAATCGGTCCCTCAAAAGTAGGTGTGTACACCAATCTTACACCTGTTTTTACCCTCATTCTCGCGGTCATCATTCGCGGTGAATCCATAGACCGGTATCAGATCGCAGGCCTTCTGTTCATTATTATGGGGATTGCGATAGCGAAATCGGGATACAGGGTATCGGATTCCCGCTGAGATACTGCTGTCTTAAGACCGCCATCCCTGCCGTAAACAATGGGGAAATACGATATTTTCGGATAAATTACGCGGAGTATTAAAAAATGCTAACATGAATTTTACGAAGTTATTATTATATGTAAATAAAATCTCCGGTTATGCAGCAGTGGTTTTATTAGTCCTGACAAGGATAGGCTATGTTTCGTTTCATTCTTGGCGGAATATTTGTCTTTTTTGCCGTTTTCGTGCATAATGGCAGGCTGAATGCCCAGTACGCGGGCTTTTCAACGACTGTCGAAGGCGGTAGAGGCCTCATGTACATGCAGTCCGCCGAAACATATGGCAAGGGGAAGCTGGTTATCGGAATGAAAACCCTTGTGATGGAAAAGGAATCCAATGTCGCCAATCCGGACGGAAGAACGTTCCGGTTGCGCAAGGATTATCCATCCATAGCTGCATTACCGATCTCTTTCGGGATGACCGATGAAATCGACCTGAATGTTTCCTTTTACGGTTTCCACGACACACGGACACTCGTTTCACAGGAAGATGTCCGGCTTGGTTATGGTGATCCCCAGACCGGCTTCGGTTCAACCCGTATCGGCGCAAAAATCCGCCTCCCCCTGAAACGCGAATTTCCTCTCCAGATCGCCGGGAAATTCGGTGCCATGCTCGACACATCCCAGGAGGAAGCGGACGGTATGAATTACCGGTGGTCGCGGATGGGCACGGATATTGAGGCATCTCTTTACGAGACACTCAGAATCTTTTCGTTCATGAGCCTCAGCCTTGAAGAAGGATATATAGTATCGGGATCGGACGTTTATGACGATAAAGTGGTCGGCGCTCTCGGATTGAATGTGCGTTTCAAAGACCGCTGTTCACTAAATCTCGAACTCAACAACCGGACGTTTCTCGGAGTCGGGCCGCTTTCGACGTATCAGGCTCTCGAAAAACCCTGGCTTTTTGAAACGGTGAACGGGGTACCCGGCATTGGTAATCCCGCTCTTTTAAAAGACGATAAAGCCGATTTCATGGAAGACTTTTTTATATTTTCTCCGTCGATCGCTCTGCGTCTTACAAAGCACATAGCGATAGATTTCGGAGTTAATTATAATCTGGCCGACCAGGTGGAACCGAAAGAGAAGCTGCAGGCAGTGGTCGGTATAACCTTTAACACGGTGATTCGCTCCCTGATCGATTCGGACAGAGACGGCATAAATGACAAAGCCGACAAGGAACCTTATACGCCGAAAGGGTTTCCGGTAGACAGCCGCGGAATAGCGATTGATACCGATGTTGACGGCGTTCCGGACGGCAAGGACCTTGAGCCCGATACGCCGCTCGGCGCAAAAACCGACGCTAACGGTGTCGGTATCGATACCGATGGCGACGGTATTTATGACGGTATCGACATGGAGCCGGATACTCCGGCTGGTTCGCCGGTCGATAAATTCGGTGTTGCCCTTGACGATGATCGTGACGGGGTACCAAACATACTCGATGAGGAACCGCAGACACCCATAGGTGCGGTTGTCGATGAAACAGGGAAAGCGATTGATTCGGACGAGGATGGCATCCCGGACGGCATCGACATGGAACCGTCTACCCCGAAGGGCGCACTTGTCGACAAATTCGGTGTCGGAATCGATACCGACGAGGATGGTGTTCCCAATGGAATCGATGAGGAGCCGAATACCGAAAAGGGAATCCTCGTCGACAAGCGGGGCCGTGGCCTCATAAAACATGAAGTTGATCTTCTCCGGGAGGGTTTGATACATCTTACAACAGTTCAGTTCAATCCCGGTACTGCCGTTTTAAATCCGGAATCATATCCGGCGCTTAACGAAATCGGGCAGATTCTCATCAAGTACAATACCCTTACGATTCAGATCGAAGGCCATACGGACAACACGGGAGATATCAAAACAAATCTCAAACTTTCAAGAGATCGGGCTTATGCGGTGAAAGACTACCTGCTTGAGAATTTTCCGATGATCGATCAGAAACGCCTGCGCGCAGTCGGGTTCGGCTCGGATAAACCGATAGCCCCAAACTCGACTATCGAGGGAAGAAATGCCAACCGAAGAGTTGATTTCATAATAATTAATCGAGATGAACTTATTAAAAAATAATATCCATAATGGTTCAGTTTTTCACGAAAGCGGGGGAGCGCAATGAATACCATTGACGGTAGTTTCCGTGAAAGTGCCAGTAAATTTCCGGACCGTATTGCTCTGCGGTATTACCATGATCAGATATGGGAACACATTACGTATGCCGAGCTCAACAGCGCCGTAAACACGATTGCATACGGCCTTGCGGGAATCGGTACGGGGCGTGACTCAAAGATCGCAATCATG
Encoded proteins:
- a CDS encoding ATP-binding protein, with the protein product MEQERAREIFEMLKVKKEESINEFILSRKAEELFLDFKRSADNGAGEKLHHIDRNHLAKSISGFGNSEGGVIVWGVDCSRDFDGADVAKAKFPLENVDRFVSLLHSAISGCTIPPHSEVEILGIREKGKKSGFAASLIPKSMKAPHQVIYNMHYYMRAGSNFVPVPHAILSGLFGRRPEARIGLNYGVKTLKASDDTIECSLGFNIINNGRGIARDTYLIIEVLNLPGPCCTFSANLTDENWTYTSNYRYKFIYICKEHYRIPPSGLVTPVDMNFTFARPFERDLRLRVTTGCEGSETIISELGTSGDLIEAHVREILSKEQNGRPTGHYDSIKRIFNIK
- a CDS encoding MBL fold metallo-hydrolase → MFFRQVRAGGDRNFSYIIADEETGHTAVIDPSFSPNEELAILRGGHLNLTYIINTHDHFDHTGGNAVLAKETGAKIAMHESARSHHDIDLRDGDTLMLGSLVLRVIHTPGHTGDSICLLAGNELVTGDTLFVGKVGGTGYGQDARNEYESLHRKLMTLPPETRVWPGHDYGVRPSSTIGDELRENPFILRDSFESFVELKRNWLEYKRIHGIT
- a CDS encoding DMT family transporter encodes the protein MTCICWGLNFVITKSATGSDPGTFRIFIFNIIRFPAASALLFLTAKIRHEKVLFRGKDMAAVALLSFLGTFLYQILYMIGQTHTSSANVGIVYGFSPLLILGISVLAKIERPTVFTIAGVIMGFSGLCIILFHGGSRLTVDRGSFLMLLAIACWASYSVFGKPIVDRYPPVTTTAWILLFGALYQLPLALWQLPDQQWALLSGTSILFVALSAFFSLYIGYTLFYYSIARIGPAKAGVYTNLTPVFTLIFAALIRNEKISFLQVFGLSIIVIGIGITKIRRREKSL
- a CDS encoding DMT family transporter — its product is MRHDNRFGLPDIAMIVTCFMWGINAVITKNAVGNSPETFRIFIYNGLRIPIGAMLLVGAMKLSGGSLAVQKRHIPYIAALAFFGMFMFMIAFIVGISLTSSANAGIITGTTPLLILVVSFFSGIERPSVRTVTGITVGFCGMLALTFKQGGITFNTGDFLLFCSSLFWAFHTVYGKKVLTVYSPVAAMIWIYIFTSIYQLPLIIYQIPGQALSTVTPINWFYLAVSAIGSIFLANGLYYYSITKIGPSKVGVYTNLTPVFTLILAVIIRGESIDRYQIAGLLFIIMGIAIAKSGYRVSDSR
- a CDS encoding OmpA family protein → MFRFILGGIFVFFAVFVHNGRLNAQYAGFSTTVEGGRGLMYMQSAETYGKGKLVIGMKTLVMEKESNVANPDGRTFRLRKDYPSIAALPISFGMTDEIDLNVSFYGFHDTRTLVSQEDVRLGYGDPQTGFGSTRIGAKIRLPLKREFPLQIAGKFGAMLDTSQEEADGMNYRWSRMGTDIEASLYETLRIFSFMSLSLEEGYIVSGSDVYDDKVVGALGLNVRFKDRCSLNLELNNRTFLGVGPLSTYQALEKPWLFETVNGVPGIGNPALLKDDKADFMEDFFIFSPSIALRLTKHIAIDFGVNYNLADQVEPKEKLQAVVGITFNTVIRSLIDSDRDGINDKADKEPYTPKGFPVDSRGIAIDTDVDGVPDGKDLEPDTPLGAKTDANGVGIDTDGDGIYDGIDMEPDTPAGSPVDKFGVALDDDRDGVPNILDEEPQTPIGAVVDETGKAIDSDEDGIPDGIDMEPSTPKGALVDKFGVGIDTDEDGVPNGIDEEPNTEKGILVDKRGRGLIKHEVDLLREGLIHLTTVQFNPGTAVLNPESYPALNEIGQILIKYNTLTIQIEGHTDNTGDIKTNLKLSRDRAYAVKDYLLENFPMIDQKRLRAVGFGSDKPIAPNSTIEGRNANRRVDFIIINRDELIKK